One window from the genome of Nicotiana sylvestris chromosome 9, ASM39365v2, whole genome shotgun sequence encodes:
- the LOC138877310 gene encoding uncharacterized protein — translation MSIDMNIPELLVIGDSDLLIHHVREEYATKNSKILPYLHHVQELRKRFTKTEVRHVPRVQNEFVDALATLSSMIQHPEKNFIDPILVKIHDQPAYCAHVEEEADEKPWFHNIKKYLEKGEYPELPNPTQKRTLRSFNNLVYLLFMFCIEYVVLFVSVAV, via the exons atgtccattgacatgaacattccagaattgctagtgattggggattcagacttgcttatacatcatgTCCGAGAAGAATATGcaactaagaactccaagatactcccgtatttgcatcatgtacaggagttgaggaagaggttcacaaagacagaggtccggcatgttcctagagtccaaaatgagtttgtcgatgcattggctaccctatcatctatgattcagcatccagAGAAGAACTTTATAGATCCTATTCTGgtgaagattcatgatcagccagcttattgtgctcatgtcgaggaagaagcggatgaaaaaccttggtttcataaTATCAAGAAATACTTggaaaaaggagaatacccagagctccCAAATcccactcagaagcgcacacttcggag tttcaacaatcttgtctacttgctgtttatgttctgtattgaatatgttgttctctttgtatctgttgctgtgtga